The proteins below come from a single Acidobacteriota bacterium genomic window:
- a CDS encoding M20/M25/M40 family metallo-hydrolase: MFSFRYTTGDFHLRPRVVALGLCLLLSASVQADDTAPRSEAPSPLQQQALAAAREYRQAHGPAILRDFASLLAIPNVARDDENIRRNAQRIRDELTAREVSARLLEVEGAPPVVFGERNIPGAQRTLAFYVHYDGQPVDEARWTVPPWQPTLMSAALETGGEAIPFPEDGAPVDPEWRLYARSAGDDKAPLAALFGALDALEAADIEPTVNLKFFFEGEEEVGSPHLEQFITRYRELLDADLWLICDGPSHQSGAPQLVFGVRGYTGFDLTVYGANRYLHSGHYGNWAPNPAQELAQLLASLKNDQGRVLIDGFYDSTIPPGAAERAALDRLPVYDEELRRELDLAATEADNAPLLDRLLIPSLNVRGMVSGAIGDAARNVIPTEATASLDIRLAKGNDPVAMLDRVQAHLEGLGYHVVADEPDGATRRAHPRLVRMVRRIGYPATRTPLDEPQVRPVATAMTYAAGQEPLLVPTLGGSLPLYVFVQHLETPLVVLPIANHDNNQHGPDENLRLANLWLGIDIMATLITMP; this comes from the coding sequence ATGTTCTCATTCCGCTACACCACTGGTGATTTCCATCTGCGCCCCCGCGTCGTCGCTCTGGGGCTCTGCCTGCTGCTCTCCGCATCCGTCCAAGCGGATGACACCGCGCCTCGCTCCGAGGCACCGAGCCCGCTGCAGCAGCAGGCCCTGGCCGCCGCCCGGGAGTATCGCCAGGCCCACGGCCCCGCCATCCTCCGGGACTTCGCCTCCCTGCTGGCCATCCCCAACGTCGCCCGGGACGATGAGAATATCCGCCGCAACGCCCAGCGCATTCGCGACGAGCTCACGGCCCGGGAAGTCAGCGCACGGCTGTTGGAGGTCGAAGGCGCACCGCCGGTGGTCTTCGGCGAGCGCAATATTCCGGGCGCCCAGCGCACCCTGGCGTTCTACGTGCACTACGACGGCCAGCCGGTGGACGAGGCCCGCTGGACCGTGCCGCCGTGGCAGCCGACCCTGATGAGCGCCGCCCTGGAAACCGGCGGCGAAGCCATTCCCTTCCCCGAAGATGGCGCACCCGTGGATCCGGAATGGCGCCTCTATGCCCGCTCCGCCGGCGACGACAAAGCGCCCTTGGCGGCCCTCTTCGGGGCCCTGGATGCCCTCGAGGCCGCCGACATCGAACCGACGGTGAACCTCAAATTCTTCTTCGAGGGGGAGGAGGAAGTGGGCTCGCCGCACCTCGAGCAGTTCATCACCCGCTATCGAGAGCTCCTCGACGCCGACCTATGGCTGATCTGCGACGGACCGTCCCATCAGAGCGGCGCTCCCCAGCTGGTCTTCGGCGTGCGCGGCTACACCGGCTTCGACCTCACCGTCTACGGCGCCAACCGCTACCTGCACAGCGGTCACTACGGCAATTGGGCTCCCAATCCAGCCCAGGAGCTGGCTCAATTGCTGGCAAGCCTGAAGAATGATCAGGGCCGGGTGCTGATCGATGGCTTCTACGACTCCACCATCCCTCCCGGTGCCGCCGAGCGCGCGGCCCTGGACCGGCTGCCGGTCTACGACGAAGAGCTGCGCCGGGAGCTCGATCTGGCAGCCACCGAGGCGGACAACGCGCCGCTGCTGGATCGCCTGCTCATCCCCTCCCTCAACGTCCGAGGAATGGTCAGCGGCGCCATCGGTGACGCCGCCCGCAACGTCATCCCCACCGAGGCCACCGCCTCCCTGGATATCCGGCTGGCCAAAGGCAACGATCCGGTGGCGATGCTCGACCGGGTTCAGGCCCATCTGGAAGGTCTCGGCTACCACGTGGTGGCAGACGAGCCGGACGGCGCCACCCGCCGAGCCCACCCTCGGCTGGTGCGCATGGTGCGCCGAATCGGCTACCCCGCCACCCGCACCCCCCTGGACGAGCCCCAGGTACGGCCGGTGGCGACGGCCATGACCTACGCCGCCGGTCAGGAGCCCCTCTTGGTTCCCACCCTCGGTGGCTCTCTACCGCTCTATGTCTTCGTCCAGCACCTGGAGACACCGCTGGTGGTGCTGCCCATCGCCAACCACGACAACAACCAGCACGGTCCCGACGAGAATCTGCGCCTCGCCAATTTATGGCTAGGCATTGATATCATGGCTACGTTAATTACCATGCCATAA
- a CDS encoding choice-of-anchor Q domain-containing protein — MKVWKSVILGAALSLGASLALPVEAADVFVDTTVDEQDFSCTNGDCSLRDALFTALAGDRIVIPAGTYTLTLGTALQLGQDQILEGADAATTIIEADTTAGTASDRVLLVSAGTATLRHLTLRHGAGQDVGGGILNSAVLNVENCVIADHQANNLGGGIFSTGTLNLTDSSVTGNIAGGNNSQNGGGGIYASGDLLSLINTPVSGNMALRGDDPKAPGTGDGGGVYLNAVPATLTASPITGNFADDAGGGVYISGGTVGFSTQTVSGNTAGTDGGGIFMFSGAAVVLNASTLSGNQAGSDGGGLTNEGGQVDLTNSTVSGNSANGDGGGIYNLDFVRLFNVTVTANVADADMDDNGVAGGIHGSPFGGDQTELGNSVLAGNTNPCPTCTASPDCRTPVAAFTSRGYNVVGDRTQCSGFVDGVAGDQVGDNAAPLDPLLAALADNGGSTQTHLPMMGSPVLDLGDPMGCEDPDGATLTTDQRGFVRPVDADGDLMAVCDIGSVEVGGVPLDPIFIDGFETGDTNRWSRVVMP, encoded by the coding sequence ATGAAAGTCTGGAAGTCGGTAATCCTGGGAGCCGCGCTGTCTTTGGGCGCGTCGCTGGCGCTGCCGGTGGAGGCTGCGGACGTATTTGTCGACACCACCGTGGACGAGCAGGACTTCAGCTGCACCAACGGTGATTGTTCGCTGCGGGACGCGTTGTTCACCGCGCTGGCGGGGGATCGCATCGTGATTCCGGCGGGTACCTACACCCTGACCCTGGGCACGGCGCTGCAGCTGGGGCAGGATCAGATTCTCGAGGGGGCGGATGCCGCCACCACCATCATCGAGGCGGACACCACCGCCGGCACCGCCAGCGACCGGGTGCTGCTGGTCTCCGCCGGCACCGCTACCCTGCGCCACCTGACCTTGCGCCACGGCGCCGGGCAGGACGTCGGCGGCGGCATTCTCAATAGCGCGGTGTTGAATGTGGAGAATTGCGTCATCGCTGACCACCAGGCCAACAACCTGGGCGGCGGCATCTTCAGCACCGGCACCCTGAACCTTACCGACAGCTCGGTGACCGGCAACATCGCCGGCGGCAACAACTCGCAGAACGGTGGCGGGGGAATCTACGCCAGCGGCGATCTGCTCTCCCTGATCAATACGCCGGTGTCCGGCAATATGGCCCTGCGCGGGGACGATCCGAAGGCTCCCGGCACCGGCGACGGCGGCGGCGTGTACCTGAACGCCGTTCCCGCCACTCTCACCGCCAGCCCGATCACCGGCAACTTCGCCGACGATGCCGGCGGCGGCGTGTACATCAGTGGCGGCACCGTGGGCTTCTCCACCCAGACCGTCTCCGGCAACACCGCGGGCACCGACGGTGGCGGCATCTTCATGTTCTCCGGCGCGGCGGTGGTGCTCAACGCCTCGACCTTGTCGGGCAATCAGGCCGGGAGCGACGGCGGCGGTCTGACCAACGAGGGCGGGCAGGTGGATCTGACCAACTCCACGGTTTCCGGTAACTCCGCCAACGGCGACGGCGGCGGCATCTACAATCTGGATTTTGTGCGTCTGTTCAACGTCACCGTCACCGCCAACGTCGCCGACGCCGACATGGACGACAACGGCGTCGCCGGCGGCATCCACGGCTCGCCCTTCGGCGGCGACCAGACGGAGCTGGGCAATTCGGTGCTGGCGGGCAATACCAATCCCTGCCCCACCTGCACCGCGAGCCCCGACTGCCGGACGCCGGTGGCCGCTTTCACCTCCCGGGGCTACAACGTGGTGGGGGACCGCACTCAATGCAGCGGCTTCGTCGACGGAGTCGCCGGCGACCAGGTGGGGGACAATGCCGCGCCCCTGGATCCGTTGCTGGCGGCGCTGGCGGACAACGGCGGTAGCACCCAGACCCATCTGCCGATGATGGGCAGCCCGGTGCTCGACCTGGGCGACCCCATGGGCTGCGAGGATCCCGACGGGGCGACGCTGACCACGGATCAGCGGGGCTTCGTCCGGCCGGTGGACGCCGACGGAGATCTGATGGCGGTGTGCGACATTGGCTCGGTGGAGGTCGGCGGAGTGCCCCTCGACCCAATCTTCATCGACGGTTTCGAGACCGGGGACACCAACCGCTGGAGTCGGGTGGTGATGCCCTGA